Below is a genomic region from bacterium.
GCTGAACTCGCACGTCGCGAGGACCAGTTGCGTTTCGAGATCGAGCAGATCGACCAGTTGGATCCTCAGCCCGGTGAGCTTGCAGCGCTGGACGAGGAGCTGGCCCGCCTGGGCCATGTCGATCGTCTGGGGCAGGCGAGTGCGTCGGCTTCGAGTGCACTCGAAGCCGACGACGGCGCGCGAGCGCGGATCGGCGCGGCCCGAGCGGCCCTGCGACAGGTTTCGGAACTGGACCGGTCGCTGGGCGAGATCATCGATGGGCTGCAAAGGGCGGCATTGGAACTCGAGGAAAGCGTCGGCGCTCTCGAGCGCTATTCGGCTTCGCTGGAATCCGATCCGGCCAGGCTGGCTCGGGTGGAAGATCGCCTGGCAGAGCTGCGGCGTCTGCAGACCCGCTACGGACCCGACGAAGTCGCCATCCTGGCCTATCGCGACAATGCCCGGGCAGAACTCGATGCGATCGGCGGGGGCGAGGCGCGCAACGCCGAGCTGGAGGCCGAACAGGCCGAGCTTGCCGAGCAGATCGACGCTTCTGCGCGCAACCTCACGCGATTGCGGCGCGCGGTGGGGGATGACCTCGAGAAGAAGATCGGGAAAGAGTTGAAGGCGCTGGATCTCCAACGCGCCCACTTCGGCGTCGCGCTCGAGGTCGTTTCGGCGAAAACGCCCGACGGACTCGAAGCCCCGTCAGGTCCCGGTGGGCGCGAGCGCGCCTGCTTCATGCTGGCGGCAAACCCCGGAGAAGAGCCCAAGCGTCTGCGCGATGCCGCATCTGGCGGTGAGTTGTCGCGTCTGCTCCTGGCCCTGCGCAATGTCTTGCGCGATGCGGACCGCGAGCGTGTCCTGCTCTTTGACGAAATCGATGCCGGCCTGGGCGGGGCGACTGCCAGCCGGGTAGGGGAGCGGCTCCGGGCTCTGGCCTCCCGGCATCAGATCGTCTCGATCACCCATCTGCCACAGGTGGCCGCTTTGGGCAGCACGCATTTCCGCGTGGTCAAGCAGGTGCGGGGAAAACGCACCCTGACCGGTGTCGAGACTCTCCAGGGGTCCGAGCGTGTCGACGAGATCGCGCGTATGGCCGGAGATGGCAAGCTCAGCAAAGTCGCGCGTGCGCATGCGCGGGAACTTCTGGCGCAAGCCTGACGCACCTCCCGGGTCGGTGTGTGACCTGAATCCTCAAGTTTCTGGGTCCGCAGCCGATTTCTAGAATCTGAGTACTGGTTTGCGCCGGTTTGTGCACGCAGAAGGAATCCCATGGCCCAGGGAGAAGTCGGCTCTACGAGTGAACTCGCCCCACCATCGGCGGCGACATGCGCGATTGTTCGCGTGGAAAGTGGCTTCTACGAAGGACTCGAGTGGTCTCTGCACCGTTCCAGCACGGTGATCGGACGTGGACGACACGCGGATCTCCTCTTGAACGAAGCGACGATCTCTCGAGCCCACGCACTGCTGGGGCGAGATGGAGAACGCGTTTTCGTGCAAGACCTGGGCAGTACGAATGGCACGCTCGTCAACGGAACACGAGCGGAGCGCCAGGAACTCGAAGACGGGGATGAGCTGACCATGGGTCGGCTCATCCTGCGAGTGCGAATTTCAAATGCAGAAGAGGTTGCGGTCGGTGTCTAAGCGCTCGACAGACAGGAACGAGGTCGTCACGTTCATGTACGTGCCGGACCAGACGGCCGCGATCAAACGCTTCAGCATCAGACGAACGACGATCCAACGCGCATTGATCGCACTTTCGGTCGCCGCCGCGGCGTTTCTGATCATGTCGATCGACTACGTGATCGCGCGTATCGAGTTGAGCGAACTCGACGACCTTCGCGCCGAAACGGTCGATCAGCGCAATGAGATCCAGGATTACGTAGACCGGGTCGACCGCATCAAGGAACGCCTGGCCAAGATCAACGGCATGGAGCGCAAACTGCGCGTGATCACGAACCTCGATCCGGCCGATCCACGACCGCTTCCGGGGATCGGCGGAACGGACGGCGAGCTGCTGGGAACGGAGGATCTGGCCTGGCTCTCGCGTACCAAACGGCACCAGCAACTCAAGGACAGTCTCGATCACCTGACCCAGGCTGCTGGGGTTCAGGAAGAAAGCCTGTCCAATCTGATCATCCACCTCGAAGGCCAGACGGCGAGGCTTCTACACACTCCCTCGATTACTCCGACGACGGGCTGGATTACTTCCTCTTACGGCTATCGATCGTCTCCGTTTACCAGCAATCGCGAGTTTCATCGCGGTCTCGATATTGCCGGACGTCAGGGCACGCCGATTCTCGCACCGGCCGATGGCAAGGTGCGATTTGCGGGTCAGAAGCGCGCACTCGGCAATGCGGTGCGCCTGCAGCACGGCTACGGCATAGAGACCATCTATGGCCACCTGTCGGAACTGCTGGTCAAGCCCGGCGAGAAGGTCAAACGCGGTCAGAAGATCGCGCTCATGGGTACGACGGGTCGCAGTACCGGGCCTCATCTTCACTATCAGGTGATGCTGAATTCCAAGCCCGTAAACCCGCGAAACTACATGCTTGACTGATTCTGGCTGAGCGCAGGGCCCTGCCGTATACTCCAGCGCCTGCCATTCCACAGTGACGTTTGGAGGTTCCCATCGCCGGCTTCCTAAAAAAGATCTTCGGGTCTGCCAACGATCGGCTCATCAAGAAGCTGCAACCGGCCGTCGACGAGATCAATTCGCTCGAGCCCAGGTACGAGCCGCTCTCCGATGACCAGTTGCGCGCTTGCACCGCCGATCTGAAGCAGCGCGTCGAGAAGGGCGAGTCGCTCGACGACGTTCTGCCCGAGGCTTTCGCGCTCGTGCGCGAATCGGCCAAGCGCACCCTGGGCCAGCGCCACTACGACGTTCAATTGATGGGCGGCATGGTGCTGCACGAGGGCAAGATCGCGGAGATGAAGACCGGTGAGGGCAAGACACTCGTCTCGACCCTTCCGGCGTATCTGAACTCCCTGGCTGGCAACGGCGTGCACGTGGTCACCGTCAACGACTACCTGGCGCAGCGCGACTCGGAGTGGATGGGTGCGGTGCATCGCCTGCTCGGCCTGAATGTCAGCTGCATCCTGGCCGGTATGGGGGATGCCGATCGCCGCGAGACGTACCAGGCGGACGTGATCTACGGTCAGAACAACGAGTTTGGTTTCGATTACTTGCGCGACAATATGAAACCGACGCTCGACCTGTACGTACAGGGCGGGCACGACTTCGCGATCATCGACGAGGTCGACTCGATCCTGATCGACGAGGCCCGCACTCCGCTGATCATCTCGGGTCCGGTCGATGATGATCCCGAGAAGTTCCGGCGCATCGACAAGATCATTCCGAAACTCATCTCCGACGAAGAGAACTTCTCGATCGATGAGAAGGCCAAGCAGATCACGCTGACCGATGAAGGGGTCTCGGCGGTGGAGAAGGTGCTGAGCATCGACAACCTCTACGCGCCCAACCACATGGAAACCCTGCACGTCGTCCAGAACGGCATGCGCGCGCACGCGCTCTACAAGTGCGATGTCGACTACGTGGTGCGCGAAGGCCAGGTCGTGATCGTCGATGAGTTCACCGGTCGTCTCATGGAGGGACGACGCTGGAGTGACGGCATCCATCAGGCCGTGGAGGCCAAGGAGAAGGTCCAGGTTCAGAACGAGAGCCAGACCTACGCATCGATTACCTTCCAGAACTATTTCCGCATGTACGAGAAGCTCTCGGGCATGACGGGAACTGCAGATACCGAGGCGCCGGAATTCCAGTCGACTTACGGCCTGGACGTGGTCGTCATGCCGACGAACCGTCCGATGGTGCGCAAGGATTTCGACGACGCCGTCTATCGCAGCCGGTCTGAGAAGTGGAACGCGGTCATCGATGAAATCGAGGAAGGCCACAAACGCGGCCAGCCTACGCTCGTGGGAACGATCGCGATCGAGACTTCGGAGATGCTCTCGAAGAAGCTCAAGAACCGCGGTGTTACCCACAATGTCCTGAACGCGAAGCAGCACGGCCGCGAAGCCGAGATCATTTCCCAGGCCGGTCGTTTCGGTGCGGTGACGATCTCGACGAATATGGCCGGGCGCGGGACCGACATCGTGCTGGGTGGAAACGCGGAGATGATGCTCAAGAGCCGCGGGCTCGATCCGCTGGCCGAAGAACACCGCGAGGAATTCGCGCGCCTGTCGGAAGCCTGCGCCGAAGAACGCGGGAAGGTTCTCGAAGCCGGCGGTCTACACGTACTGGGAACCGAGCGGCACGAGTCGCGCCGAATCGACAATCAGTTGCGTGGTCGTTCCGGTCGCCAGGGCGACGCTGGTTCGTCGCGCTTCTTTCTGTCCCTCGAAGACGATCTGCTGCGCATCTTCGGCGGAGAACGCATTGGCCCGCTGATGCAGCGCCTGGGCATGGAAGAGGGCGAGGCGATCGAGGCGAAGATGCTCTCTGGCGCGATCGAACGCGCTCAGCGCAAGGTCGAGACGCGTAACTTCGACGTTCGCAAGCATCTGCTCGAATACGACGACGTCATGAACAAGCAGCGCGAGAGCATCTACACGTGGCGACGCGCCGTGTTGGGCAATGAGGCGGTGGAGGAAGAGTACCGCGAACTGGCTCGCGAGCTGGTCGAAGATCACGTAGAGCTGCGTCTGCCTGAAAAGGGCGAGCGCGACGAGGAAGCTCTCCTGCACGAAACCCAGAGTCTGTTCGGAGTCGAGATCGATCCCGCCGATGCGGCGTTTTCCGAGGAAGCCGATCGAGAGAAGACCCGGGAGCGCCTGCACGAACTGGTGGAGCAGCGCCTACAGGCCCAGATCCAGATGTTCGTCGATCTGGAAGAGAAATACCCCGATCTGAATCCGCCCAATTTCGATTCCTTCGGGCGGCAACTCCTTCTGCAGGCGATCGACGTGCTCTGGAAGGAGCACCTGCTCGCCATGGATCACATGAAGGAAGGCATCGGGCTGCGCGGGTACAGCGGCAAGGATCCCAAGCGCGAATACCAGCGCGAGGGCTTCGAGATGTTCGTCGAGATGACCGATCGCATTCGCGCACGTGCTGTCGAGCAGCTGTATCACGTGCAGTTCGAAGTACCGGACGTGGATCGATTGGAGCAGATACGCAACCAGGAGCGCGCCAAGCGCGAGGCCATGGAGCGCCGTCTGCAGGAACAGCACGCCGCTTCGCCGGACGAGGCCAACGCGCCGATTGCGCAGCAGACCGTCGTACGCGAAGGCAAGAAGGTGGGTCGCAACGACCCCTGTACCTGCGGTTCAGGAAAGAAATTCAAGAAGTGCTGCGGCGCCGCAGCCTGACCCTGGAAAAAACACATGGCCGTACGCATTCCGGGCTTCCGGGCGTCGGGAATCAGCTGTGGGATCAAGCCGAGCGGAGCGCTCGATCTCGCGATCATCGAATCGGACCGGCCGGCTAACGTCGCGGCCGTCTTTACGCGCAGTCGCGTTCCCGGTGCGCCGGTCGTCATTTCGCGACAGCGCGCTCGCCGGGGAGTGGCCCGGGCCATCGTCGTGAACAGCGGTATCTCCAACGTCGCCATGGGCGAGCAGGGTTTGCGCGACGCGCGAGAGATGACGATTTTGACCGCGCGCGAACTGGCTGTACCGGTCTCGCAAGTGCTGGTGGCCTCGACCGGAGTGATCGGTCAGCCGCTGCCGATGAACAAACTGCGCGAGGGGATTCCCCGGGCCGCACGGGGTCTGTCGGAGGCCGGTTTTTCAAGGGCCGCGCGCGCCATACTGACGACGGATCTCAAGTCGAAACTCGTCACGTCGAAGAGGCGAGGTTTTTCGCTGCTCGGCTTCGCCAAGGGTTCGGGCATGATCCAACCCGACATGGCCACGATGCTGGCCTACGTGGTGACCGATCTTGCAGTCGAGACTTCGTTTCTGCGCGAGGCTCTCAAAGAAGCCGTGGGCCCATCCCTCAACTCGCTGACGATCGATGGAGAGACGAGCACCAGCGATACGCTCGTGGTCATGGCCAATGGCGCAGCGGGCAATCGACCGCTGACGGCGCGCTCGACCCGCGCGCGCGAGTTTCAGCGCGCGCTCGGCGACGTCTGTTCCGAACTTGCCGAGAAACTCGCGCTAGACGGCGAGGGAGCGACACGCATCGCCACCGTCGAGGTGACCGGCGCTCGGAGTCATCCGGCCGCCGATCGGGTCGCACGCAGCATCGCCAACTCGGCTCTGGTCAAGACGGCGTTGTTTGGCGCAGACCCGAACTGGGGACGCATCGTGCAGGCGGCGGGTGCCGCCGGTGTTCCGTTCAGACAGTCGCAGCTCGCGGTTCGAATTGGCGGTGTGCAGATGCTGAACAAGGGCGAGCCCTGCGGTGGCGCACGAGCGCTGCATCGGGCAGAACGAGCCGTCAAGCGCAAGCGGGTCGCGATCGAGGTTTCGCTCGGTACTGGACCGGGGCGCGCTCGCATCCTGACGACGGACCTCAGCTACGAGTACGTGCGCATCAACGCGGAGTACACCACGTGATCGAACTCGTGCTCGTACGTCACGGTCAACCCGACTGGGAGCCCGAGGGTCGTGCCGTCGACGAACCAGAACTCACTTCTCTGGGCCACCAGCAGGCGGAGTCGGTCGCAGAAGCGCTGGCCGGAGAGCATTTCGACTCCTTGCACGTGAGTCCGCTGCTTCGTACACAGCAGACCATGGAACCGATCGCCCGGCGGCTGGGCATGGAGCCGGTGAGCGAATCCTGGCTGGCCGAGCTGCGCCTGCCGCCGCTGGAGGGCAGTACCTCCAAGGAAGTCCAGGAGTTCTTTGCCCACGCGAATGCGCGCGAACTTGAGCACTGGTGGGATGGCCTGCCGGGCGGGGAGAGCTTCCGGCACTTCTATGAACGCGTGACCGGCGGCGTGGAGAATTGGCTGGACGCCAGTTGTGCTGCCCGGATCCATGAGGACACGGCCCATCGTCTGTGGACGCCCGCAGAGCCGCAGAAACTGCTGATCGTTGCCCACGAAGGGACCAATGCCGTGTTGATTTCCCACCTACTGGGAATCGAACCGGTTCCCTGGGCCTGGCTGCGCTTTCGCACCGCCTGGTGCGGAATCAACCGAATCCAGATGGCCGAGGTCGCAGGTGGCTGTGTGTGGACCCTGCGCAGTTTCAACAGGATCGACCACCAGGCGCATCTGCCGCCGGAGCACGGCTTGCCGATTCCGCTCCAGCCCTGATTTTCCTGCTAATTCGGGACCTTAGACTTGAGCCCCTGCGCTGGCTCTGCTATATCAGCCCAGTTCGCAATTCACACGCCCCGTCCGTTTTCGGGTTCTGCGATCCCACCGCGGAGGAAGACGGCGGTCACCTCTGAGGAAGAAGCACCGCCGCCAGGCGTCGGTGTTCCAGGCCGAGGGGCGGAGGCAAAAAACCCGAGTCGCAACGGACCGCGAGTTCGTGCGGCACACTTCGGAGAAATTCTCGATGTCGACTTCCCCGGAAACACCCGCTGCAACACATGCCGTCACGATGAGGGAATTGCTCGAGGCGGGTGTCCATTTTGGACACCAGACCCGCCGCTGGCATCCCGCCATGAAGCCGTTCCTTTACGGGGAACGCAACGGCATTCACATCATCAACCTGCAGCTGACACTGCCGCGCTTCCGCGAAGCACTCGACTACGTGCGCGATACCGTCGCGTCTGGTGGCAAGGTGCTGTTCGTTGCGACGAAGCGTCAGGCGCAAGACATCATTGCCGAGAAAGCTCGCACCTGCGGTATGCCATTCGTCCACCGACGTTGGCTAGGCGGCATGCTGACCAATTTTCGCACGATTCGAAAAGGAATCGATCGCTACAAGGAATTGAACGCGCTGCTCGCCGACGAGGAAAACTCGGCGGGTCTGAGCAAGAAGGCGCGCTCTCGACTCGCCCGTGAGCAGCTCAAGCTGCACAAGGCCTTCGAGGGCATCGCGGATATGGAGCGCCTGCCTGATGCCATCTTCATCATCGACGTGAAGCGCGAGGCGATCGCGTTACAGGAGGCGCTGCGACTGCAGATTCCCGTAATGGCCATCGTCGATTCGAATTGCGACCCGCTCGGCGTCGACATGACGATTCCCGGAAACGACGACGCGCTGCGTGCGATCTCGCTGTACTGCGAGAAGGTCGCAGAGGCCTGCAATGAGGGCGCGGAGGCGTTCAACCAGCGCGTGCTCGAAGAAGACAAGGCCACCGCGGTTCAGGAAGAGGAAGAGGCTCCGAAGGCGGGCAAGCGCGTGGTCGAGATTACGCAGCCGGCACGGCGCCCCGCGCGCATGGAACGCATGGCGGAAGAGCGCAAGAAGGAGGAAGAGGCTGCAGTCGCCCCTGAGGCGGCCCAGCCCGAAGGTGAGGCCGCCGCAGTGGGCGCGGCACCCACGGAGCCCGAAGCAGAGCCCGAAGCGAGCGCAGACTGATCCACGTTTGGCGCACGGGAACAGGAGACAAGAGCAGTGGCGGAGATAACGGCAGGACTGGTCAAGGAACTGCGCGAAAAAACGGGCGCGGGCATGATGGATTGCAAGAGAGTGCTCGTCGAAGCCGAGGGTGACCTCAAGAAGGCCGGCGCTCTATTGCGCGAGCGCGGTATTGCCAAGGCGGGCAAACGGGCCGGGCGCGCGACGTCAGAAGGTCGCGTGATTGCCAGGGTGAGTTCGGACGGCAAGGTCGGTGCACTCGTCGAGCTGAATTGCGAGACGGATTTCGTGGCGAAGACCGATGACTTCGAAAAGCTCGGCGAGGATCTCGTGCAGCGAGTTCTGGCCGACGCCCCCACCGATAACGATGCCCTGTCGGCGTTGCCTGGCGACGCCGGAACGATCGGCGACCAGATGGTCGCTGCGATCGCAAAAATAGGTGAGAACATCCAGATGCGACGCTTTACACGTCTCGAAGCGGAGGCTGGCGCCGTTTCTGCGTACATCCACGCGGGCGGAAAGATCGGAACTCTCGTGTCCGTATCTGCGGACGATGCCAAAGCGGCTCCGGTCGCGGCACTGGCGCATAACGTGTGTATGCACGTCGCCGCAATTGCGCCTTCGGGCCTTTCGCGGGACAGCCTTTCTAAAGAATTCGTCGATCGAGAGCGCGAGGTCTTGACCAAGCAGGCTGAAGCGGAAGGAAAACCGGCCAATATCATCGAAAAGATGATCGATGGTCGTCTCAACAAGTTCTTCAAGGAGGTCGTCCTCCTGGAACAGCCACTGGTCATGGATGCGGACAAAACCGTGGGTGCTGCGGCCAAGGAAGCCGGAGCCACGGTGGACGCCTTCGAACGCTTCCAGTTGGGGGAAGAGATCGAGGAATGAAGCCCGTCTACAAGCGCGTTTTACTGAAGATATCGGGGCAGAGTCTCGCAGGCGACGAGAGCTTTGGTATCAGCACAAACGCCATCATGCAGACCGCCCAGGAGATCTACGAGGTCAGCCAGCTCGGCGTCGAAATCGGCGTGGTCTGCGGCGGCGGCAACATCATCCGAGGGGTCACGGCTTCGGCCGAAGGCCTGAACCGCACGGCGGCCGATTACATGGGCATGCTGGCGGGCGTGATGAACGCACTTGCCCTTCAGGATGCGCTCGAGAAGTGCGGCGTTCCCACTCGGGTAATGTCGGCGATCGAAATCAAGCAGGTGGCCGAGCCGCATATTCGGCGCAAGGCCATCCGGCACATCGAAAAGGGCCGCGTGGTGATCTTCGCGGCGGGGACCGGCAATCCGTTTTTTACCACCGATACCGGAGCCGCCCTGCGAGCCATGGAGATCGGGGCGGAAGTTCTTTTGAAGGGAACACGGGTCGACGGCATCTATGACTCGGACCCCGAGAAATTTCCCGACGCGGTGTTCTATTCGACGGTCACGTATCGGGACTTCATCGAACGCAACCTCGGCGTCATGGACAGCACCGCGATTACTCTGTGCCAGGAGCACAAGATGCCGATCGTGGTGTTCAACATGAGCGTCCCTGGAAATATCCTCAAGGTGGTCGGCGGCAACGATCTGGGCACCTCGGTGAGGGCGTGATCAAGGAGAAGGGAAGATGGCAGAAGAGGATCTAGAACTCGTCGACGCCGAAGCACGAGAAGGCATGCAGAAGAGCCTGGACGGACTTCATCACGAACTCAGCAAGGTTCGGACAGGCCGTGCAAATCCCATTCTGCTCGAAGGTCTGCAAGTCGAGTACTACGGTGCTTCGACGCCGATCAAGCAACTGGCCACGATCTCCGCGCCAGAGCCCCGTCTACTGACGATCCAGCCCTTTGATACGACTGCGATCAACGAGATCGAACGCTCGATCCTGAAAGCGGATATCGGCCTGACTCCCTCGAACGACGGCAAGATCGTTCGCGTGCCGATTCCCGAGCTGACCGAAGAGCGCCGCAAAGACATGGTGAAGCAGCTCAAGAAGATCGGTGAAGAACACAAGGTCGGTGTGCGCAGCGCCCGGCGAGATGCGATCGCCATGCTCAAGGATCTCCAGAAAGACAAGACGATCAGCGAAGACGACGCCAAGAAGGCGCAGAAAAAGACCCAGGCGATGACGGACGAGTTCGTCGCGGAGATCGACAAGGCGATGGAGATCAAAGAGGAAGAGATCCTCCAGATCTGACCCCCATGCAGGCGATCGATCCCGACAAGATTCCCGGCCATATCGCACTCATTCTGGATGGCAACGGGCGCTGGGCGCAGAGTCGCGGTCTTCCCCGCGAAGCAGGGCACAGACGCGGCCCCGAAGTGGTCAAGGAAACCGTGCGATCAGCGCGCGATCTCGGCGTGAAGATGTTGACCATGTTCGCGTTCTCGACCGAAAACTGGAATCGGCCGCCCGGCGAAGTCGAGGCGATCATGACGGTCTTCGATCACTACCTGAAAGACGATCCCGAAGAGTTGATGAAAAACGGTATTCGCGTACAGGCCATTGGCCGGCGCGAGATGCTCGCTCCGCAGATTCAGGACGCAATTGCGAAGCTCGAAGACCAGACCGAAAAAAACGAGCAGATGCGACTCACCTTCGCGCTTTCCTATAGCGGCCGAACCGAACTGGTCGACGCCGCCCGGAAGATTGCTCGCAAGGTGAAGACTGGAAGCCTCGATCCCGAGGCGATCGACGAAAAGTGCATCGAACAGCACTTGTATGCGC
It encodes:
- the rpsB gene encoding 30S ribosomal protein S2; this encodes MSTSPETPAATHAVTMRELLEAGVHFGHQTRRWHPAMKPFLYGERNGIHIINLQLTLPRFREALDYVRDTVASGGKVLFVATKRQAQDIIAEKARTCGMPFVHRRWLGGMLTNFRTIRKGIDRYKELNALLADEENSAGLSKKARSRLAREQLKLHKAFEGIADMERLPDAIFIIDVKREAIALQEALRLQIPVMAIVDSNCDPLGVDMTIPGNDDALRAISLYCEKVAEACNEGAEAFNQRVLEEDKATAVQEEEEAPKAGKRVVEITQPARRPARMERMAEERKKEEEAAVAPEAAQPEGEAAAVGAAPTEPEAEPEASAD
- the recN gene encoding DNA repair protein RecN yields the protein MIQTLRVRNLATIEELDLELGDGLNVLTGETGAGKSVLFGAIGMLSGRRVSSEVVRTGAAEARVEAVFDAVALLERARELGLAGDEDDQLLVARSVSREGRGKVHVNGRLATVAMLSDLLGDALEIVGQGEHQRLLRPEVQAELLDGYGELEAPAAEVRELYARWRVIAIELQERRARAAELARREDQLRFEIEQIDQLDPQPGELAALDEELARLGHVDRLGQASASASSALEADDGARARIGAARAALRQVSELDRSLGEIIDGLQRAALELEESVGALERYSASLESDPARLARVEDRLAELRRLQTRYGPDEVAILAYRDNARAELDAIGGGEARNAELEAEQAELAEQIDASARNLTRLRRAVGDDLEKKIGKELKALDLQRAHFGVALEVVSAKTPDGLEAPSGPGGRERACFMLAANPGEEPKRLRDAASGGELSRLLLALRNVLRDADRERVLLFDEIDAGLGGATASRVGERLRALASRHQIVSITHLPQVAALGSTHFRVVKQVRGKRTLTGVETLQGSERVDEIARMAGDGKLSKVARAHARELLAQA
- the frr gene encoding ribosome recycling factor, with translation MAEEDLELVDAEAREGMQKSLDGLHHELSKVRTGRANPILLEGLQVEYYGASTPIKQLATISAPEPRLLTIQPFDTTAINEIERSILKADIGLTPSNDGKIVRVPIPELTEERRKDMVKQLKKIGEEHKVGVRSARRDAIAMLKDLQKDKTISEDDAKKAQKKTQAMTDEFVAEIDKAMEIKEEEILQI
- a CDS encoding FHA domain-containing protein; the encoded protein is MAQGEVGSTSELAPPSAATCAIVRVESGFYEGLEWSLHRSSTVIGRGRHADLLLNEATISRAHALLGRDGERVFVQDLGSTNGTLVNGTRAERQELEDGDELTMGRLILRVRISNAEEVAVGV
- a CDS encoding isoprenyl transferase, producing MQAIDPDKIPGHIALILDGNGRWAQSRGLPREAGHRRGPEVVKETVRSARDLGVKMLTMFAFSTENWNRPPGEVEAIMTVFDHYLKDDPEELMKNGIRVQAIGRREMLAPQIQDAIAKLEDQTEKNEQMRLTFALSYSGRTELVDAARKIARKVKTGSLDPEAIDEKCIEQHLYAPDLAPPDLLIRTGGEYRISNFLLWELAYTELYVTETLWPDFKKDDLEEAICAYQQRERRFGRTGEQIRTQE
- a CDS encoding UMP kinase, whose translation is MKPVYKRVLLKISGQSLAGDESFGISTNAIMQTAQEIYEVSQLGVEIGVVCGGGNIIRGVTASAEGLNRTAADYMGMLAGVMNALALQDALEKCGVPTRVMSAIEIKQVAEPHIRRKAIRHIEKGRVVIFAAGTGNPFFTTDTGAALRAMEIGAEVLLKGTRVDGIYDSDPEKFPDAVFYSTVTYRDFIERNLGVMDSTAITLCQEHKMPIVVFNMSVPGNILKVVGGNDLGTSVRA
- a CDS encoding elongation factor Ts yields the protein MAEITAGLVKELREKTGAGMMDCKRVLVEAEGDLKKAGALLRERGIAKAGKRAGRATSEGRVIARVSSDGKVGALVELNCETDFVAKTDDFEKLGEDLVQRVLADAPTDNDALSALPGDAGTIGDQMVAAIAKIGENIQMRRFTRLEAEAGAVSAYIHAGGKIGTLVSVSADDAKAAPVAALAHNVCMHVAAIAPSGLSRDSLSKEFVDREREVLTKQAEAEGKPANIIEKMIDGRLNKFFKEVVLLEQPLVMDADKTVGAAAKEAGATVDAFERFQLGEEIEE
- a CDS encoding M23 family metallopeptidase, which codes for MYVPDQTAAIKRFSIRRTTIQRALIALSVAAAAFLIMSIDYVIARIELSELDDLRAETVDQRNEIQDYVDRVDRIKERLAKINGMERKLRVITNLDPADPRPLPGIGGTDGELLGTEDLAWLSRTKRHQQLKDSLDHLTQAAGVQEESLSNLIIHLEGQTARLLHTPSITPTTGWITSSYGYRSSPFTSNREFHRGLDIAGRQGTPILAPADGKVRFAGQKRALGNAVRLQHGYGIETIYGHLSELLVKPGEKVKRGQKIALMGTTGRSTGPHLHYQVMLNSKPVNPRNYMLD
- the argJ gene encoding bifunctional glutamate N-acetyltransferase/amino-acid acetyltransferase ArgJ yields the protein MAVRIPGFRASGISCGIKPSGALDLAIIESDRPANVAAVFTRSRVPGAPVVISRQRARRGVARAIVVNSGISNVAMGEQGLRDAREMTILTARELAVPVSQVLVASTGVIGQPLPMNKLREGIPRAARGLSEAGFSRAARAILTTDLKSKLVTSKRRGFSLLGFAKGSGMIQPDMATMLAYVVTDLAVETSFLREALKEAVGPSLNSLTIDGETSTSDTLVVMANGAAGNRPLTARSTRAREFQRALGDVCSELAEKLALDGEGATRIATVEVTGARSHPAADRVARSIANSALVKTALFGADPNWGRIVQAAGAAGVPFRQSQLAVRIGGVQMLNKGEPCGGARALHRAERAVKRKRVAIEVSLGTGPGRARILTTDLSYEYVRINAEYTT
- a CDS encoding histidine phosphatase family protein, encoding MIELVLVRHGQPDWEPEGRAVDEPELTSLGHQQAESVAEALAGEHFDSLHVSPLLRTQQTMEPIARRLGMEPVSESWLAELRLPPLEGSTSKEVQEFFAHANARELEHWWDGLPGGESFRHFYERVTGGVENWLDASCAARIHEDTAHRLWTPAEPQKLLIVAHEGTNAVLISHLLGIEPVPWAWLRFRTAWCGINRIQMAEVAGGCVWTLRSFNRIDHQAHLPPEHGLPIPLQP
- the secA gene encoding preprotein translocase subunit SecA, with amino-acid sequence MAGFLKKIFGSANDRLIKKLQPAVDEINSLEPRYEPLSDDQLRACTADLKQRVEKGESLDDVLPEAFALVRESAKRTLGQRHYDVQLMGGMVLHEGKIAEMKTGEGKTLVSTLPAYLNSLAGNGVHVVTVNDYLAQRDSEWMGAVHRLLGLNVSCILAGMGDADRRETYQADVIYGQNNEFGFDYLRDNMKPTLDLYVQGGHDFAIIDEVDSILIDEARTPLIISGPVDDDPEKFRRIDKIIPKLISDEENFSIDEKAKQITLTDEGVSAVEKVLSIDNLYAPNHMETLHVVQNGMRAHALYKCDVDYVVREGQVVIVDEFTGRLMEGRRWSDGIHQAVEAKEKVQVQNESQTYASITFQNYFRMYEKLSGMTGTADTEAPEFQSTYGLDVVVMPTNRPMVRKDFDDAVYRSRSEKWNAVIDEIEEGHKRGQPTLVGTIAIETSEMLSKKLKNRGVTHNVLNAKQHGREAEIISQAGRFGAVTISTNMAGRGTDIVLGGNAEMMLKSRGLDPLAEEHREEFARLSEACAEERGKVLEAGGLHVLGTERHESRRIDNQLRGRSGRQGDAGSSRFFLSLEDDLLRIFGGERIGPLMQRLGMEEGEAIEAKMLSGAIERAQRKVETRNFDVRKHLLEYDDVMNKQRESIYTWRRAVLGNEAVEEEYRELARELVEDHVELRLPEKGERDEEALLHETQSLFGVEIDPADAAFSEEADREKTRERLHELVEQRLQAQIQMFVDLEEKYPDLNPPNFDSFGRQLLLQAIDVLWKEHLLAMDHMKEGIGLRGYSGKDPKREYQREGFEMFVEMTDRIRARAVEQLYHVQFEVPDVDRLEQIRNQERAKREAMERRLQEQHAASPDEANAPIAQQTVVREGKKVGRNDPCTCGSGKKFKKCCGAAA